In Thunnus maccoyii chromosome 11, fThuMac1.1, whole genome shotgun sequence, one genomic interval encodes:
- the ackr3a gene encoding atypical chemokine receptor 3a — MSLSTSDLEDLWESLGYLNFSDTFGNISSVDTMTCATAFNRSALLYSMCVLYTFIFIVGLAANALVLWVNIRAPRDSTSRHETHMYITHLAVADLCVCVTLPVWVSSLAQHGHWPFGEVACKLTHLVFSVNLFSSIFFLACMSVDRYLSVTRHGENEGSMCRKLIRPTACVGVWLLALVASLPDTYFLHTVKASHGDTMLCRPVYPEDNPREWMVGVQLSFILLGFVLPFPIIAVFYALLAKAFTRSSSPLSSTLEQERRVSRRVILAYIVVFLGCWGPYHGVLLVDALSQMGLVPLTCGLENLIYVALHLTQCLSLLHCCFNPILYNFINRNYRYDLMKAFIFKYSTTTGLARLIEPSNISEAEYSAVAVDNPPLI, encoded by the coding sequence ATGAGTCTGAGTACCAGTGACCTGGAGGACCTGTGGGAGTCGTTGGGGTATCTCAACTTCTCTGACACCTTTGGCAACATATCAAGCGTGGACACAATGACGTGTGCCACGGCATTCAACCGGAGCGCCTTGCTCTACTCCATGTGTGTCCTCTACACTTTTATCTTCATCGTTGGTCTGGCTGCCAACGCTCTGGTCCTCTGGGTCAATATCCGTGCTCCAAGAGACTCCACCTCTCGCCATGAGACACACATGTACATCACCCACCTGGCAGTCgcagacctgtgtgtgtgcgtcactCTGCCTGTGTGGGTGAGCTCACTGGCCCAGCACGGCCACTGGCCCTTTGGTGAAGTGGCGTGTAAACTCACACACCTTGTGTTCTCCGTCAACCTCTTCAGCAGCATCTTCTTCCTGGCGTGCATGAGTGTAGACCGCTACCTAAGTGTGACGCGGCACGGAGAAAACGAGGGAAGCATGTGCAGGAAGCTAATCCGCCCCACAGCATGTGTGGGGGTGTGGCTTCTGGCTCTGGTGGCCTCCTTGCCAGACACTTACTTCCTGCATACTGTGAAGGCATCGCATGGAGACACCATGCTGTGCAGGCCTGTGTACCCAGAGGACAACCCCAGGGAGTGGATGGTGGGAGTGCAGCTGAGCTTCATCCTGCTGGGCTTTGTTCTCCCCTTCCCAATTATCGCAGTGTTCTACGCCCTGCTAGCCAAAGCTTTCACTCGCTCGTCTTCTCCTTTATCTTCCACATTAGAGCAGGAGCGACGTGTGAGCCGCAGGGTGATCCTGGCTTATATCGTGGTTTTCCTGGGCTGCTGGGGGCCGTACCATGGCGTCCTCCTGGTTGATGCTCTCTCTCAGATGGGTCTGGTGCCTCTGACCTGTGGCCTGGAGAATTTGATCTATGTGGCCTTACACCTCACCCAGTGCCTGTCCTTGCTCCACTGCTGTTTCAATCCCATCCTCTACAACTTCATCAACAGAAACTACCGTTATGACCTCATGAAGGCCTTCATCTTTAAATACTCCACGACGACAGGCTTGGCACGCCTCATTGAGCCTTCCAACATATCTGAGGCTGAGTACTCTGCCGTAGCTGTAGACAACCCACCGCTGATCTGA